Proteins co-encoded in one Bombina bombina isolate aBomBom1 unplaced genomic scaffold, aBomBom1.pri scaffold_985, whole genome shotgun sequence genomic window:
- the LOC128643698 gene encoding gastrula zinc finger protein XlCGF8.2DB-like, which translates to MEEADFKCVDCMMCASHTNNLFVDEADLLEVNSYMCTECGKHFTQKNMLVSHYRIHTGEKPFMCTDCGKSFPYKHMFLRHQMIHAGEKPFTCVECGKSFTRKGDLLAHHRIHTGEKPYTCTECGKSFSQKGNLIAHLQIHTAEKPFTCTECGESFKLKGALVSHFKVHTNERPYTCMQCGKGFPRKGNLLVHEKIHTGEKPHMCTECGKSFKLKNTLYTHQKSHTNEKPYACEECGKCFTQKQYLLNHQRIHTEEKPFTCKECGKSFRQKGDLQSHQRIHTGEKPYTCTECGKSFALKGNLLSHYMIHTGEKPFACMECGKNFSRKTTLVRHQKGHNGENQFTLYAPDESQT; encoded by the coding sequence ATGGAAGAGGCTGACTTTAAGTGCGTAGATTGTATGATGTGCGCATCTCATACTAATAACTTGTTTGTGGATGAAGCAGATTTGCTTGAGGTGAATTCTTATATGTGCACGGAATGCGGCAAACACTTTACTCAGAAGAATATGCTGGTATCTCACTACAGaattcacacaggggagaaacccttCATGTGCACAGACTGTGGGAAAAGCTTTCCGTATAAGCATATGTTTCTCAGACATCAGATGATACACGCAGGTGAGAAACCTTTTACTTGTGTAGAGTGTGGCAAAAGCTTTACAAGAAAGGGAGATCTTCTTGCTCATCATAGAATCCACACAGGGGAGAAGCcatacacatgtacagagtgtggcaaAAGCTTTTCACAAAAGGGGAACCTCATAGCGCACCTCCAGATTCACACAGCAgagaagcctttcacatgtacagagtgcggTGAAAGTTTTAAACTGAAAGGAGCCCTAGTTTCTCATTTTAAAGTACACACAAATGAGAGACCCTATACCTGTATGCAATGCGGTAAAGGCTTTCCACGGAAAGGAAATTTATTAGttcatgaaaagattcacacaggagaaaaaccacaTATGtgcacagagtgtggaaaaagcttcAAACTCAAGAACACACTTTATACGCACCAGAAGAGTCACACCAATGAGAAACCATATGCATGTGAAGAGTGTGGTAAATGCTTTACTCAGAAGCAGTACCTCCTAAATCATCAAAGAATTCACACAGAGGAGAAACCCTTCACGTGCAAAGAGTGCGGAAAAAGTTTTAGGCAAAAGGGGGACCTACAATCCCACCAAAGGATTCACACTGGAGAAAAACCGTACACATGTACAGAGTGCGGCAAAAGCTTTGCTTTAAAAGGAAACCTACTCTCTCACTACATGATTCACACGGGAGAGAAACCTTTTGCGTGTATGGAGTGTGGGAAAAACTTTTCACGTAAGACCACACTAGTCAGGCACCAAAAGGGTCACAATGGTGAGAATCAGTTTACACTTTATGCACCAGATGAATCACAGACCTAA